A window of Rhizoctonia solani chromosome 5, complete sequence genomic DNA:
aactgaaattaaggtcaatatatgctaactttaaatatcaattctcTCTTGGTCTGATTCGTACTGAGGAAAGCATACTGAcgttgtagttttcaggctaaattatactgaaaaagatgtcttttactgatatactgattttcaagatcttatcacgcCATAGTGACTTATGAAGCAGAACCGCTCGAACTTATGTCTCTGTATCAGTACTAGCCGTATAAACAGCAAGACATCATTGATTCACATTTAACGCATTATAAACGTGTCTGTTGGGTCGTTCCCACCAATCACACTTAGAATACTACATTATTAGGGTCCAATATACCATCAGATTGAGGCATTGAGGCTGCTCAATGGGCAAACTTAGAAAAGTAGTATCCCTTGATCGCTGTAGCATTCTAATCTACCTCTTAATTTGGGCCAAACGAAAGAATGTACAAGGTTGAAACAATTAAACCCAAACGTCGTGCCCACTTAAGGCAATAAGCATGAACGAAATAAAAGTAAGAGACTTAATCCCATCTCCAGTTGTCATGGTCCATGTCTAAGTTGATCGCTGTGCCATTTGTAACTCCTTGCTTCCCGGTCAGATATGTGCGGAGCTGGCGATATCCCGCCCAGGAACACATCGAATTGTCATCGCTAGCACATAGACCGACTCGGTAGGAGTCGACATGGCTGGAGTTAGAGGTACAGCGCGGGACCTTGACCTGAACAATCGTGGTCAaggataaaaaaaaaaagccaGGACCGGTGAAATAACTCACCGAATAAAGCCTATCGTCGCCTGAATTTAACTTGGAGGATCCATATGTCGAAGACAAAAGAGTTGTGTTGGTAGAAGATTGATACTCAACGCATGATTGTTCGACTGTAAGGCGAGCAAAAGCTGCAATTTTGATCAGATCTAAGACAGACTTGTCGAGTCTCAATTTATACAATGAGGTGCTCGAGTTGGTTGCCAACAGTGCTAGTGTTTGCTACAGACTCGGGTGAGTAGGAGCTCACTGATGAGTTGGTAGCTTACTGAAAGAGGTCCTGCCATATCGGAATACTTCGAGAGCATACCTGGGCCACTTGCCTTCGCGAATGCAGCCGCGAGTACGTCTTGTCTGTAAGGTCCTTTGGAAATAATTATTTAAGACATTATCCTTTTCCCGTTATGCCAAAAACATACCTCCTGGTCCGTTAGATAATGGACATGTCTTTCCGAGTTGCAATTAGCAATGAGATCTGGATCCGACGGTGTGCAGTACCTTTACTATGGCATACCACCAGCAATTAGTTTGCCCCTTGTTCCCCCAAGCTCCTTGGAAATTAAGCCAGGCCTGGTCTCCAGAATACGTTGCGGATGAGAGATATTCGATGGGATAGATATTATCTTTGGCATTCCACATCGGCCCTGTTGATTATGCTGGTTAGTCCGTAAATACAAAACAAACCGACCAGTTGAATATACCTCCATCCCTAGTTTCGTCCTTGAGTTGATAGATGATGATCTATACAAATATTCCCGTCAGATAAGCCTATCTCAGCACCCAGTAGCACTTACATCTTCGTATACCCAGGATCCGGGTCCTGGCCAAACTCCGTGAGATCCACTTGCGACATAACCAAGAGGCCTGTCCTCTCCCGAGGGTTTGAGGACATCACTCCATGATTTTGTCCTGTTTAATTATGATACATCAATCATCTTTCGTGATCCTGCTTCAACTCTCGTCCTCTTACCCAGCTCCATTTCCGGATGAATGCGCGTTGTAATCGGCTGAAATTGCGACCCCTGCAAACGAGCTCATTGAGGCAAGTTCAAGCGAAATATTAAAGCCCTACCGTTGAGAGTTCTCACTGTCATACGCTGGCATTTACATATCAAGTAGTGTTTTTGATAGTAATATAGATACCCTACTTACCTCCCAGTCTCCAATGTCTAGATATAGGCAACTTGGTTAGATATTCAATTTGTCGTGAGTTCACGACTCACGGTTTCCGACCCGCCCGAGAGCGATAATATCTTTCCCCAGGTTGTAAGGGAAGAAAATCCTATCAGTCTGGTGTGACCAAGATTGTATTTATACGTAGGACGAGTAGATCTTACCAGTAGAAAAGGTCTACTATGCCGCCTTCCTTTGGCACAATAAACGTGTACCTACGGGCAGTTTGCACTTAGTAAGGTTTCTTCTTATATACAGGAATGCACGTACACAGGAACTTGATTTGTTGAAGGGTTTAAACCAGTCAAATAGCCCGCGTTGGTATCAGAAACTGTAAGCCATGTGCTTGCGCCCCTTCCTACCACTGAATCAAGGTTGGAGGCTGTCAAAGGAGATGGTTGAGTTGGAAGTTGTTTGCCACTATCATCATACACCTTGCGTGGGTTAGAAAGATAAATTTCAGATAGATCTGTTTCAGGGACATACTTTATAGTTCGAGAGCATATATTCAATACTCGAGGGAAAATGTTTCTCGTCAGGACTTAAGCTCATCATTAGAATCATCATAAATGAAGATCCGAGAATGGACGAACGTAAGGCGGAACTGGGGAGCATATTTTTGGGCGAGAGCAACTTGATCTGATGAGAGTGCTGCTAGCACTGGGGCAGTAAGCGCGCTTAACGCAAGTACAAAGCGCTACATGCCAATCATATGTTAATTCAATAAAAGCGTGAGCCAAAGCATAATCCAAACCATGTTCAATGTCATTATTTGCCGTGGATCGCGAGTTAGAAATGGGCTAAGCTTCACATCCTGCCTCCTTGTCGAGACTTTATAGCATACAGATCTTGAAATTTTGTCGCCGTGACAAACTAGCCCCGTCGGAGACAACGACGGTCTTGTGCACCGTATGGAACATATTAAGCGAACACAGTGGTAGAGCCATTGAAGACTGACACTTTCTCTTCTACCATGCGAGTATCTCATAAAGATCCATTCTTCTATGAGAGAAACGAGATATCGAAGCAATATCCATTTATTCTTGATCGCAAAAGAGGAACATACGGTCAACTATCAGGTAAATCGCTTAAGCGATCTGAAAACGTATGCGAGGCCAAGCGTACGAAGGAATATTGATTGGTAGAAGGTAATGCACGTGCCAGGAATTCTATTCTTCTATATTGGTCATGAGTGCCCAAATCACTTCATTGCCATCGCATGCGCGGCGACAGCGTCAGCGGTCGTATCGAGTTGGTTGGTGAGAGAATTCTTGGAAACAACTGTGGCTTCTTTACTACCGTAGATTAAGCTCAATTCTTCCATCAGCGTATTGTGTCTGAATGCCAAGCGCTTATCAGGCACATTCGTCTTTGGTTGTTTGCCGTCAATCAACTGGATCAACAGACAAGTTACCAAAAATACTCACTTTGTTGATATCATTTCCGGCTGCACCGGGCAAATACCATTTTTTACCAATCCAATGGCGTTTGACTTCCATTTCGAAACCACTTTGAATGACAGAGTTTCGTGCCAACTCGGCCAATCCGGATTGGCCGAGTTTGTAGATCTGTCGAAGCGAACCTTTAGCAAAAGCCAAGTCGTTAGTATTAGACATACATGGGCTGCCACACTGTATTCTTCCAGCAGGGGTTCCTGCATCCTTTATTGTCAGAGCGTAGTCTGCCATGGCGACAACAGTGTCCCACCTTGGTAAAGTGAAACTGCAATGGGTCGTCTGTACTCAAGCTGACGTTTAGGCCAATTTTGAAAAACTCAGGTAGCGGGTTGCGGTCGTAGCTAAGGAAAAGTGCATTGTTGCTGAGAGGACTCATGGCTAGCCCGATCTGTTTAAGGTAAAAAAGATATTGCAATGCGGGTACTTTCCGTAATAAAATGCCATGGGAGATAGAATGGGCGGTCAAAAAAGCTGCGGCCAAATGATCTGTATCGCCCGCTTCCCCAGAGTGTGGCCGGAATACGAATGTATCTAAATAAAACAATTACACTGTAATAAGTTTATGTGACGCTGGTAGGAACGTCTATACTTACTAAACCCTCGTGCTTGTCTCCAGTGATTCAAGCTCGACAAATTTACGAACATGTAGTACATCCTGAGGCATGTTAATCAAACCAAGTCTAATTACCCATTGAAGAGACTGACCAATAGCTGTATGGGGGATTTTGAGTCGTGTTCCAATCCTTGGGATACGGGAATTTCCTATATATGCGCCTCTCTGGCTTCGACTCATCGTCTACACAATCGATTCCCACTACGCGCTGAAGGAACACATGTAGTTCCGGATGCTTGCTGGGATCCTTAGTCACTTCAAAAAGAGGTGTGAAGATATCTGTTGCAAAAAATCGTCGGAGACTGAATATTAATTGGCCAACCAAATACTTACTATGCAAGAGGTCCGAGAAATTGTTAATCGTTCCGTTGGCCTTATAGACGTCGTATAGCCGTGGAATTTGGATCAGCCAACGCACGTTATGAGAATACAGTTTATTGTTGACAATCCACTTCGCCAATTTGTCCCATTCGGCTGGGGAGCGGCCATATATGCTTATACGCCACTCGCAATTCTGATTGAGGAAGTGGGCTCAGTAGTGAAGTAAGAAAAGGTAACATAACTACATTTACCTGATACTTGCTTTGCTCTAAATCCGCCATCACCTCTGTGTCGAATGTGTTAGACCTCAGTGTAAAATCTATAAATTGTATTTCACCTTTCGTGAGCTCTGCAAGGTAACGGCCTTCAATATAGTTGTCGGTTTTCATGAATATTTCTCTCAGCCTTGCTTCTCCGATTGGGTTGTATTTTAGATTGAATTTGTCAAAACGATGGAACGCTTCTTGATGAGCATGCATATCAAGTGTGTCGATAGAGAGATCGTATGCTGTCAAGTTCAGTGACTCAAACACTTCCCTCAAAGTTAACTCTTTGCCATCTCGGACAATGACTTTATCCTTAGCGGAAAAAAATTAACCATATGTTTGAACTCCTTTAAAAAGGGTGGAATACGTACATCTGGGTGATGTTTCATCTTGTGCTTGATGAAACGGAGCAAATGCTTCTGGTTCATCATGCTCGAATGGTGCACATGTGTATCCACTTTGCGAAGATTGTAGAAATCACTGATGACGAAACATCAATTTATTATGAGCCTACAACTCATGCGCCACTTACCGATGCGGAACACTCTGGTGATAAAAAAAATGAAAATAGTTTCATGCACAAATAGTAGGCGCATACCTTCATATCCGCAAGCTCCTGGTACTCATTAAGCAATGCATACATCTGCCATTTGCTCAATAAATACTTGAGTCGTCGAAAGGCAAAGCTCTTTGTGGGGCCGTCTGTAACTATATTCAGCACCGTATCAAGATCTATAAAAAAGTCCTTGATTGTTGGAACATTGAAGAGCGGTCGACGATTTGGTGCTGATTTTGTATAAGTGGTATTTCATGAGTCATACTACACAGATGATGTACTTACTATTGATATCTTCATATACTTGGAATACACCCCTTTCATCAACCTCCCATTCCCATGGCATTTGGACCGGTATTTCACAGTTAGAAAATTCGAAAGGAATGTCACCGTCGTGGCTGTGGCTGATTTCTGGTGCGCTGGTATTATGAGCTCTGAACTTCCAatgaggaggtggaggcggggGGTAAATATTCCATGGCTTAAAGCGTGGGGGTTTGTTATCTGGATCTTCCCTGAGGGCACCAGTAGAACTATCGCCATCATAATGTCGTGGGTCATCTCCAAGCCTCTGCAGTGATACAGACATATATTTATCCCTCAGCTTCAAGCACCGTTGTAATGAAGAGTAAAGCTGCTTTAGCTCAGGGGTGAGAGCTGGTGCGGGGGAAGAGCCTGTAACGACCAGTGGCCCGTTAGGCATGAGAAAATCATACGAAAGGAATTACTATGCACGAACTAACCATGATTCGTCTGAAGCTCTGATACGGTTTCACTCTTATCCTCCGCGCTTAAATGAGGCGCAAGAATATTTCCATGTACCCAAACTCTGGAGCGGGCAACGCCCTCTTTTCGTGCTTGTTCATCGGAAGGTGAAGCAAGATTCAGACGCTCGAATTCAGGCACCATGTGGTCAGTTTTGAGGGATTCGGGTGTAAAAGATGATGCCCTAGACCGCGTCACACCTGGGTGAGGCCCACCGTCTTGGGATCCATGATGGTGCGCTAAGAGCTTCTCTTCGAGCTATGATTGTGAAATATCCAGATTTAAAACAGAGCATAGTCGTCGTATTATTGTCAAATTGAGGGTAGTTAACCCATGCGAAAAATGTACTTGCATTTTGCATTCGCCTTTCCTCATGGTACTCGAAGAACCCAGCTCCATGAGAGCCCTTGAAACAAGTCGTATAAATTAAATTAATCATCTCTGCTGCTCCAATTTTGGAGAAGGGCGCGTATAACTTATGGAATCCAGTTCAACTCACTAGCTCATGGTAATCAGCCGGCGGCGAGAGACCTTCGATATCAGGGCTTCCATAGGGAATGGTAATCCTTGCATGATCCTGGCTATCCATGCTAGTAGCTATAAAGATTTAACATGATTTAATCTTCTTAGAAAGTGATTTGGAATTACCACTGAAATAGACGAGATTATACGTTACACTTGCAATAACTCCACCAGTTCGGTCAACGTTGATCGACAGCGTATCGAATATCACGTGAGCTGCACCTTTGGTGATGGTATTGCACAGCTTCGCATTAGCATGGGTGATATGTTGCTATGATCGCCGCGCCCGTATCATGAGTTCGATTTTGTGAGTAGACTTTACATTAAAGCGCACCTCTTCAACTATGGGCAAATGAGCATCGAAGTAAATGGCGTCATCCAGCGTTGTCCTAAACACACTATTGCCTAATCCTATACTTATTTTATCTCTACAAAGACGTCCCTGTCCCAAGTATCCTTCGAAATATCTTTCCACATTCTTACTCGCTGTTCAACAAGTGCAATGATCCCCAACCGACAGTGGTTCGTTCTATGCCATATGTATTGACTCTATTTGAATACCCTGAGCTAATATTCTATACCTGGGCGATTCTCAATTTCCCATCCAGAAGCACGTGACAATGACTACAGTAGCAGAGAGGACCCTGATTGCTCCGATAAATGAACCATCGTTTGTGGGGAACGGGTGCGGGCGGAGCCACAGGCCACGGCCCATAGGTCTCGGCTAGAAGGTCACCCTCGTTTTGAATTTTAGTGTGCTTGTGATTTTTGAAGATTCTCTGTGATTGAGCGGGGTAGGTTGATCCGTTTTTCGGCATCATGTAACGTACGCCGAGACTTAAGCTTGATTTTGCCTTTGCTAAGTTTATTTTGCGATCCTTGCAACAAGCAAACTCGCAACCAGAAACGCGTTGAAAGCTCACGTCTGGAAACAATGGAGAAATGAGTGTATAATTAAGCTTGCTGTGTACAGCTATCCATGGTTACGAACGCTCCGCTGCGATTTCGGAGCGTGACTACTCGTTTGAATAAACTACCCCGCAGTGCCGTCGCAAGAGGTCGAGACTGTCGACGCCGAGCATCCGTTGTAGAAATAAAATGAAATGTGGCACTATAGTACCTGATGCCCACAAGACTCGTAATAAGTCTATACTGGAATAAGTGCTGCAACTCAGAGAAAACAGCCCCGAAAATTTGACCATGGGAAATGCGCGGATAAAAACAAACACAGGGACTGTGCAATTGTATTCAGTCAACACTTGTCACCTTGACAATAATAGCTAATTACGTTGAAACTGACTGAATAAGCTCCCGACCAACACCCTTTTTGAAGTTTTTGAGACAGAAGGACGACCCTCCGTCCAAATCGAGCAAGAGGGGCCTGATATTGTCCGTGCGGTTAAGTTCTTACCCATTgtgtatgcgcatagtgCCAGCTGAACCGAAATTTGAATGGGATCCAGACTGCGCAAGCTCATTGAGCACCATAAATGCGGAGGGTGTCCAGAGCACCGAGAGCTATCATCCCCTCCCTCCCTCCTTTCCTTTCCACAAAGTCCGCACAACCGCAACTATGTACTCGCGTACCTTGACTATCTTGACACTCTTTTCTCTCGTGATAATCACGCTCGCATCCCCTGTGCCTGTACGATTGGCCGAAGCCAAGGTCCAAACTCCTGCTGGAGATCTTGAAGTTCGTGGTACTATCGAGGCTCGCGCTAATTCTGGAAAGGTATGCACGTTGATAGACTATCCCCTGAAACTTACGGCTAACTGGATGTTTATAGGGGACATGGTACAATCCTAGCGTTGGGACGGGTGCCTGTGGGTGGAATAACAAAGATAGCGAGCTTGTTGTCGCTCTCGGTCCTTCTAAATACAACAAAGCGAAAAAATGTGGCCAGGTAAGTTAGGAACCATTTTATAGGCCATATCTAACAGTATGATGTACCCAGTCTATCACCGTAAAGTCCGGGAGTAAATCCGTCAAAGTTAAAGTGGTTGATCTCTGCCCAAGTTGCGGTGGGGGTTCACTCGGTCAGTTTCGTAATATTTGAGCTCTCAAGTTCAGTGTTGACATGGATTTTTACAGACTTGTCCCCAGCAGCGTTTAAGAAGTTAGCACCGCTGAGCAAGGGTGTTATTCAGGTCAATTGGGTGAGGAGAAGCGCACCGCCGTACGAATCTTTTGGACTGATGTTGCGCCTTACGTATGCAGTGATTGTGACAAGTTTAACATTTGGATGGGTGGTTCCTTGATGAACCGGTTGATCACAGCTGGCAGGATTGCGCCGTGCGCATAACGTGTTTTATCTATTCAAGGCAGTACCCTTATACAACGACAGCGTTGTTAAATTTCTCCTGGTTTACAGCATGTCGAAAAATAGATGTAATGGTTTATTCTTGATTTATGTGGATGTATTAAGAATTTGTAGCGCTTCCAGAGGCATGattctttcttttcttttgtcTGTATAGACCGGAACTGAATAATGTAACCTTTGTTCCAATTGAATGCACAAATCGTACTTGGTTTGAATTGCTGACCATTAGGTATGTGTTCCTGAACCCAATGGGGTTGTGAGATATTAGATTCTGTCTTCGGTTTCCTTTGGTCACACCGACAAACGTGTAACCAACTGAGCAACGAAATAAATTTGGGATACTGAATTAAAGAAAACATGATCCATAATGCTACAATCAACCAATCATCTGGTGCTTGCTGTGGCATCAGCCAAGTACTCTGTTTTCGAGGACTCAATGGCTTCCAAGAGCCCACGTGTCCATTGCGCATTACCCGCTTCAACAATAACCCGCATAGTAAAGAGTTGACCGAAATACTCGCTCAATTTATCGAGCAGCGCCCTGTCTTCTTCGGAAGACGGTTCAAGTGGTCGGATCTGTGGCTCGCCCCAGAGCTGGGGGGTTGGGGTGGGAATTGGATGTAGCGCATGTATGGCAACCTAAATGACCACCGTGGTTAGACACTTAGGGCACATCCAAATGATAGTTGAATATACCGTTGCTCCTTGTATCAAATCCTCGACACTTTCAGATCCGACTTCGGACCCAACATCAATCTCGCCTTCAATGGTTTTCAGGGCATGGGCGCCTATAAGCGCTCGTCCTGCGGCAACACGACCCAGAGCAGCAAGGCCTCGTAGAGCTCCTTCTCTGGTCCCACGCTGGCGTCCAGGAGCAGTCGCACCAATAATAAGAGTTTTTAGTACGCGTGCACCCAGGGAAGGATATGTTGGGCCGTGAAGATTTAGAACGTGACTCAGAAGTGAGGCGGCGTGCATGCGAACATGCCGGGGAGGTGGATTGGAGTCAAAGGAAGAGAATGAGGAGCTGGATCCTAAGGATGCAGTTAATAGTATGGATAGAATCGGAGGCATGATTTGATGAAGCTGTAAAAAAGTATTAGAAAGTGGTGAAGCTATTTTTCCAACACTCACATAAGGTTCCACGAATAGAGTTTTATTATCCAACAAGGCTTTTAGTGCATCGAGCATGATATCAAGCTTCGCTCGGTCTAGCTCATCGGACCCAAACATTGCATCGTCGTCGCTGCCATCATCCCCAGTGTGTGTTGCCCCCTCCCCCTTAAGTACTCGGACAACAGTCTCACCAATCCAACGTATTAAGTATGGAAGCAAAGCCTGAAGGCCAGCGTCTGCTCTAAGGCTGCTCAGCGCTGCTGTTCTCTTGCGTTCATTACCACTAATTAGTGCCGATGATAATCGGTCGTGGTAAAGCTGAAGCTCCCGAGGTAGCACGTGCTTGACAAGGGTAGCAGCGGATGTCGAGGCAGCAGTAGTAGAATTTGTCGTCGTGGGTGCAGCGATTCCCTGTTTTCGTGCTCGAGGGGAAGGCGGCCCTTGAGTGGTTGTAGCCGTTTTTGTTTCTGCCGATGTGGTGGGATTCTCAGGCACCAGTGGTTGAATTCCTTCGATTGCGAGCCAATGGGCTACATAACAGGATGTCGAGTGTGATTTAATATCTAATAGAAGTTGTGCTTACCTGTGTAGCGTACAGGGGGAGGAACGGTTATGACTTCCTCCTTCAATGCCTTATCGAAATCAATTTCCTCGTCCTCTAAAAAATAAACTGATTGTGAAAGTGTGTGTTGGGGGACTGCCCGCCTGAAGGTCGGTGTATGTGCGGAGGAGTGGCCATACAAAGGCTACCAAACCCGTTGGTCAAGAGATTCAGGCGTTAATTTGTGGGAGCTCACCTCAATATTCAAAACTCGTAGTGCTTGGTCGATATCTGCCGGCGACATTGTACTTCTCCTGGCATGTCGAGTGAAACGAGCAGCTTCCTTGTGTCTACACGTGTTAGAGATGACCAGAACTCAGACGAAACCAGCGTGCACACCTCGACGACTTGATGGAGGCGATATTCGACATCACTTGCAAGCGCTGCAGCCACACTATCCGGTAAGTTTGCGATGCCCAGGGAGTCTGCAACATCCTAGTACATTATCTGAGTCAATCTGAGTTGCATTGGTAATATGTTTCGCTTACTTTGACTGAGTCTGCTCTGTATAGTCCACCCACGACAGGCGCGCGAGTAGGACGTGCTTTTCCTTTGCTTGTAGATGTCTCCGCCATTGTTCTTGTCGCTATTAGACTGTTCTGATCGTATCCTGTATCACTTCCACGCAATTTTGGTCGAAAATCGTGACCGAATAAGTACTATATAGCAGGCGTGAGGTTGGATGTTTACAAGAGCGGACCAAGCACGTGATTATTGGTGTAACTTTGTAACGAGTGTGATGTTCTCTGATCGAGCCACAACCTGAGTCGACCCAACGCCAAATTTCTCTTTAATGCCAGAAAACAATTCCAAACGAGTAGGCCCATTCACAGTACTGGGTATTCAATAGTCTCATGTGGTATTGGAACTTAGGAATCGGGAACGAAGCATTCCAATGCATGGGTGGAATCATCATTTACGGCCGAACCGCCTGTTAGTCTCAG
This region includes:
- a CDS encoding AMP deaminase; translation: MDSQDHARITIPYGSPDIEGLSPPADYHELGSHGAGFFEYHEERRMQNASTFFAWLEEKLLAHHHGSQDGGPHPGVTRSRASSFTPESLKTDHMVPEFERLNLASPSDEQARKEGVARSRVWVHGNILAPHLSAEDKSETVSELQTNHGSSPAPALTPELKQLYSSLQRCLKLRDKYMSVSLQRLGDDPRHYDGDSSTGALREDPDNKPPRFKPWNIYPPPPPPHWKFRAHNTSAPEISHSHDGDIPFEFSNCEIPVQMPWEWEVDERGVFQVYEDINTPNRRPLFNVPTIKDFFIDLDTVLNIVTDGPTKSFAFRRLKYLLSKWQMYALLNEYQELADMKSVPHRDFYNLRKVDTHVHHSSMMNQKHLLRFIKHKMKHHPDDKVIVRDGKELTLREVFESLNLTAYDLSIDTLDMHAHQEAFHRFDKFNLKYNPIGEARLREIFMKTDNYIEGRYLAELTKGEIQFIDFTLRSNTFDTEVMADLEQSKYQNCEWRISIYGRSPAEWDKLAKWIVNNKLYSHNVRWLIQIPRLYDVYKANGTINNFSDLLHNIFTPLFEVTKDPSKHPELHVFLQRVVGIDCVDDESKPERRIYRKFPYPKDWNTTQNPPYSYWMYYMFVNLSSLNHWRQARGFNTFVFRPHSGEAGDTDHLAAAFLTAHSISHGILLRKVPALQYLFYLKQIGLAMSPLSNNALFLSYDRNPLPEFFKIGLNVSLSTDDPLQFHFTKEPLLEEYSVAAHIYKLGQSGLAELARNSVIQSGFEMEVKRHWIGKKWYLPGAAGNDINKTNVPDKRLAFRHNTLMEELSLIYGSKEATVVSKNSLTNQLDTTADAVAAHAMAMKRIEFLARALPSTNQYSFRFVLALSALTAPVLAALSSDQVALAQKYAPQFRLTPDEKHFPSSIEYMLSNYKVYDDSGKQLPTQPSPLTASNLDSVVGRGASTWLTVSDTNAGYLTGLNPSTNQVPVYTFIVPKEGGIVDLFYWIFFPYNLGKDIIALGRVGNHIGDWERMTVRTLNGVAISADYNAHSSGNGAGTKSWSDVLKPSGEDRPLGYVASGSHGVWPGPGSWVYEDIIIYQLKDETRDGGPMWNAKDNIYPIEYLSSATYSGDQAWLNFQGAWGNKGQTNCWWYAIVKTCPLSNGPGGPYRQDVLAAAFAKASGPGMLSKYSDMAGPLSQTLALLATNSSTSLYKLRLDKSVLDLIKIAAFARLTVEQSCVEYQSSTNTTLLSSTYGSSKLNSGDDRLYSVKVPRCTSNSSHVDSYRVGLCASDDNSMCSWAGYRQLRTYLTGKQGVTNGTAINLDMDHDNWRWD
- a CDS encoding rare lipoprotein A-like double-psi beta-barrel protein, whose protein sequence is MYSRTLTILTLFSLVIITLASPVPVRLAEAKVQTPAGDLEVRGTIEARANSGKGTWYNPSVGTGACGWNNKDSELVVALGPSKYNKAKKCGQSITVKSGSKSVKVKVVDLCPSCGGGSLDLSPAAFKKLAPLSKGVIQVNW
- a CDS encoding transcription initiation factor TFIID subunit 6; translation: MAETSTSKGKARPTRAPVVGGLYRADSVKDVADSLGIANLPDSVAAALASDVEYRLHQVVEEAARFTRHARRSTMSPADIDQALRVLNIEPLYGHSSAHTPTFRRAVPQHTLSQSVYFLEDEEIDFDKALKEEVITVPPPVRYTAHWLAIEGIQPLVPENPTTSAETKTATTTQGPPSPRARKQGIAAPTTTNSTTAASTSAATLVKHVLPRELQLYHDRLSSALISGNERKRTAALSSLRADAGLQALLPYLIRWIGETVVRVLKGEGATHTGDDGSDDDAMFGSDELDRAKLDIMLDALKALLDNKTLFVEPYLHQIMPPILSILLTASLGSSSSFSSFDSNPPPRHVRMHAASLLSHVLNLHGPTYPSLGARVLKTLIIGATAPGRQRGTREGALRGLAALGRVAAGRALIGAHALKTIEGEIDVGSEVGSESVEDLIQGATVAIHALHPIPTPTPQLWGEPQIRPLEPSSEEDRALLDKLSEYFGQLFTMRVIVEAGNAQWTRGLLEAIESSKTEYLADATASTR